A single window of Hymenobacter sp. APR13 DNA harbors:
- a CDS encoding O-antigen ligase family protein translates to MTATSIPPFSLRQLYADGRLSQYLLLLGSLAAVTGLFASRALVALSSVVGVLAVLAQPQLRQQLRACTRLQTVLGMALMYLFWLLSVVYTSETDIWRHEVYRKLPLVIVPLAFAVAVPLSLRQRFGVGLLFVGLGTLLALGTLGRYLLDPETANYEISIGHNVPAITGVFHIHFSIMLALAFFFALLMRRSGLALPVVRKALLACSAILFVVMHVLAYRTGLMVLYGMLLLDVGLLIALQRRYVLGALLLLALVGVPLVTYYTLEPIQQRVNVTLDDLDQYRTGRDINDYSLAKRFAAWKTATVIIGQHPVAGVAPADVDAAMLDQYSYQDYGLLPKNWVMTHNQYLEALVGGGIIGLVLWLFVLFGPFLQPAIRQNAYVVHFLLMMGIANLVDSLLQMQIGFSMFVFLYGFLVVATERQARNTLLAQAA, encoded by the coding sequence ATGACTGCAACCTCCATTCCACCCTTTTCATTGCGCCAGCTCTACGCTGATGGTCGTTTGTCGCAATACCTGTTGCTGCTGGGTAGCCTGGCCGCTGTTACGGGGCTGTTTGCGTCGCGGGCCCTCGTAGCGCTGAGTTCGGTGGTGGGGGTGCTGGCCGTGCTGGCCCAACCGCAGCTGCGCCAGCAGCTTCGGGCCTGCACCCGCCTGCAAACCGTGCTGGGCATGGCCCTGATGTACCTGTTCTGGCTATTGAGCGTGGTCTACACCTCCGAAACCGACATCTGGCGCCATGAGGTGTACCGCAAGCTGCCCTTGGTAATCGTGCCGCTAGCCTTTGCCGTGGCCGTGCCCCTAAGTCTGCGGCAGCGGTTTGGGGTCGGGCTCCTGTTCGTGGGGCTGGGCACGCTACTGGCGCTGGGCACGCTCGGCCGCTACCTGCTCGACCCGGAAACGGCCAACTACGAAATCAGCATCGGCCACAATGTGCCGGCCATTACCGGCGTCTTTCACATCCATTTCAGCATCATGCTGGCGCTGGCCTTCTTTTTTGCGCTCCTGATGCGGCGCAGCGGGCTGGCGCTGCCCGTCGTGCGTAAGGCGCTGCTGGCGTGCTCAGCTATCCTGTTCGTGGTGATGCACGTGCTGGCGTATCGGACCGGGCTGATGGTGCTCTACGGCATGCTGCTGCTCGATGTGGGCCTACTGATTGCGCTGCAGCGCCGTTATGTGCTGGGTGCCTTATTGCTGCTGGCGCTGGTGGGCGTGCCCCTGGTCACCTACTACACGCTGGAGCCCATCCAGCAGCGCGTCAACGTCACCCTCGACGACCTTGACCAGTACCGCACCGGCCGCGACATCAACGACTACTCCCTGGCCAAGCGCTTTGCCGCCTGGAAAACGGCTACCGTCATTATCGGCCAGCACCCGGTTGCGGGCGTGGCCCCCGCCGATGTGGACGCCGCCATGCTGGACCAGTACAGCTACCAGGACTACGGCCTGCTGCCCAAAAACTGGGTGATGACCCACAACCAATACCTGGAAGCACTGGTTGGCGGCGGTATTATCGGCCTGGTACTGTGGCTTTTCGTGCTATTCGGTCCATTTTTGCAACCTGCCATCCGCCAAAACGCGTACGTTGTACATTTCCTGTTGATGATGGGCATCGCCAATTTGGTCGATTCCTTGTTACAGATGCAGATCGGCTTCAGTATGTTCGTGTTCCTCTACGGCTTTTTGGTTGTAGCCACCGAGCGGCAGGCCCGCAATACGCTCCTGGCACAAGCTGCTTGA
- a CDS encoding sigma-70 family RNA polymerase sigma factor produces MSDSPERVPKLSKEEKDRRFQAELMPVIDSLYNFAFRLTLDEDDANDLVQETYLKAYRFFEYFEQGTNAKAWLFRILKNSFINDFRKKSKQPAKVDYSEIEGYYNSEDVESDSDAGGTSSDMRQQAVRDLIGDEVASALNSLPVDFRTVIILCDLEGFTYEEMAKVLDIPIGTVRSRLHRARNFLKDKLEKYAQSMGYGADSGNTEAEPEDDTDNY; encoded by the coding sequence ATGAGCGACTCTCCCGAACGGGTTCCGAAGCTTAGTAAAGAAGAAAAAGACCGCCGGTTTCAGGCCGAATTAATGCCTGTAATCGACTCTCTGTACAATTTCGCGTTCCGTCTGACCCTCGACGAGGACGACGCCAACGACCTTGTGCAGGAGACCTATCTGAAGGCGTACCGCTTCTTCGAGTACTTCGAGCAGGGAACCAACGCCAAGGCATGGCTGTTTCGCATCCTGAAAAACTCGTTCATCAACGACTTCCGGAAGAAGAGTAAACAACCCGCCAAGGTCGACTACAGCGAAATTGAGGGCTACTACAATTCGGAAGACGTCGAGTCCGACAGCGACGCGGGTGGTACCTCGTCTGATATGCGGCAGCAAGCCGTGCGCGACCTCATCGGCGACGAAGTGGCTAGCGCACTCAACTCGCTACCCGTGGATTTTCGCACCGTCATTATCCTCTGCGACCTGGAAGGGTTCACCTATGAGGAAATGGCCAAAGTGCTGGACATCCCTATCGGTACGGTACGGTCCCGTTTGCACCGGGCCCGCAATTTCCTGAAGGACAAGCTTGAAAAGTACGCCCAATCGATGGGCTACGGTGCCGACTCCGGCAACACGGAGGCAGAGCCGGAGGACGATACCGACAATTACTAA
- the gmk gene encoding guanylate kinase, producing MQGKIIAFSAPSGAGKTTIVHRLMAAIPDLSFSISACTRDKRGRTEANGKDYHFISVQEFQEKIRHDEFVEWEEVYEGAFYGTLKSEIERIWESGKHAVLDVDVKGGLSIKEFYKDRALAVFVKPPSIEVLEERLRHRATDSASSISARLYKANFELTFEDRFDVTVVNDDLNEATAQAEKLVRDFITAESAIL from the coding sequence ATGCAGGGTAAAATCATTGCCTTTTCAGCTCCTTCCGGAGCCGGCAAAACCACCATCGTCCACCGCCTGATGGCGGCCATTCCAGACCTGAGCTTCTCCATTTCGGCCTGCACGCGCGACAAGCGCGGCCGCACCGAAGCCAATGGAAAAGACTACCACTTCATCTCCGTCCAGGAATTCCAGGAGAAAATCCGTCACGACGAGTTCGTGGAGTGGGAGGAAGTGTACGAAGGCGCGTTCTATGGCACGCTGAAGTCGGAGATTGAGCGCATCTGGGAAAGCGGCAAGCACGCCGTGCTCGATGTAGATGTGAAAGGCGGCTTGAGCATCAAGGAGTTTTACAAAGACCGCGCTTTGGCCGTCTTCGTCAAGCCACCTTCCATTGAAGTACTGGAAGAGCGGTTGCGCCACCGCGCCACCGATTCGGCCTCCAGCATCTCAGCTCGGCTCTACAAAGCCAACTTCGAGCTGACGTTTGAGGACCGTTTTGACGTCACCGTCGTCAACGACGACCTCAACGAAGCCACCGCCCAGGCCGAGAAGCTGGTGCGCGACTTCATCACGGCCGAATCGGCTATCCTGTGA
- the nadD gene encoding nicotinate (nicotinamide) nucleotide adenylyltransferase has translation MSLNAGASGKIGLLFGSFNPIHVGHLILAQHMATHTDLSAVWLVVSPQSPYKVGQDLLPEQDRLALAQAAVADNDLLSVTDIELRLPKPSYTITTLDEIRRLHPGQEFVLLMGSDNLLGLDGWRDADRIRQEFAIYVYPRPGHPVEAITVAGSTIKVVEAPLLDISATFIRQSLRQGQSIRYMVPDAVQQLIAAKGYWQ, from the coding sequence GTGAGTCTGAACGCGGGTGCTTCCGGCAAGATCGGGCTGCTGTTCGGCTCGTTCAACCCCATTCACGTCGGCCACCTGATTCTGGCGCAGCACATGGCCACGCATACCGATTTGTCGGCGGTGTGGCTGGTGGTGTCGCCGCAGAGCCCCTACAAGGTGGGCCAGGATCTGCTGCCGGAGCAGGACCGGCTGGCGCTGGCCCAGGCCGCCGTGGCCGACAACGACCTGCTGTCCGTCACGGATATCGAGTTGCGCCTGCCCAAGCCTAGCTACACCATCACCACTCTCGACGAAATCCGGCGGCTGCACCCCGGCCAGGAGTTTGTGCTGCTCATGGGCAGCGACAACCTGCTGGGGCTGGATGGCTGGCGCGACGCCGACCGTATCCGGCAGGAATTTGCCATTTACGTCTACCCGCGCCCCGGCCACCCGGTAGAGGCCATTACCGTAGCTGGCTCAACCATCAAAGTGGTGGAAGCGCCGTTGCTGGACATTTCGGCCACGTTTATCCGGCAGAGTTTGCGCCAGGGGCAGTCCATCCGGTATATGGTGCCCGATGCCGTGCAGCAGCTGATTGCCGCGAAAGGCTA